The Paenibacillus yonginensis genome segment CAGCTTGCCCGGGGAGAAAAGCAAAGAACCGGGTATCGAAGAGAAAACGTTCAAAAACGTTCAGGAGAAAGCAGCTATCGCCCGGATGGCAGCCAAGCAGCTGCAGGACGGGGAATGTATCTATCTGGATGCAGGAACGACAACTCTGGCCATGATTTCCTTCATTGAGGCCCGTGACATCACGGTTGTGACAAACGGCTTGTCGCATGTAGAAGCCCTGGTGAGCAAACAGATTCGCAGCTATTTGTTAGGCGGAATGATGAAAACGCATACGAAAGCGGTGATCGGCAGCATTGCGCTCCAGAATATCGACAACTTCCGGTTTGATAAATGTTTTCTCGGCACAAACGGGGTGGATCCCGAAATGGGATATACGACACCCGATCCTGAAGAGGCTTTGATCAAACGAAGGGCCCATGAATTATCCGGCCAATCTTATGTGCTGGCGGATGCCAGCAAGTTTGGTGAAATCACTTTCGCCAAGCTGTTCGATCTGGAGGAAGCCGTATTGATTACTGACAGGATGCCGGAACGCTGGAGAACCTCCATCACACAGAAAACCAACATAATTGAGGGATAACCATGATATATACGGTAACGCTGAATCCTTCCATCGATTTTATCGTGGAAGTGGAAGATT includes the following:
- a CDS encoding DeoR/GlpR family DNA-binding transcription regulator, which codes for MLTEERYNLILQRLHDQGIVKLQELVDLIGASESTIRRDLVDLESRRLLKRVHGGASLPGEKSKEPGIEEKTFKNVQEKAAIARMAAKQLQDGECIYLDAGTTTLAMISFIEARDITVVTNGLSHVEALVSKQIRSYLLGGMMKTHTKAVIGSIALQNIDNFRFDKCFLGTNGVDPEMGYTTPDPEEALIKRRAHELSGQSYVLADASKFGEITFAKLFDLEEAVLITDRMPERWRTSITQKTNIIEG